A genomic stretch from Chloroflexota bacterium includes:
- a CDS encoding nucleotidyltransferase family protein, which yields MTVLRKQMPELAELYQVKSLGIFGSYVRNEQKPRSDMDILVEFDHAPDLFKFMDLEEYLAKQLGVKVDLVPRRALKGEIGERILSEVVRV from the coding sequence ATGACAGTGCTTAGGAAACAAATGCCGGAATTGGCGGAGCTATATCAAGTCAAATCGCTCGGCATCTTCGGGTCGTATGTGCGGAATGAGCAAAAGCCGCGTAGTGATATGGACATCTTGGTGGAATTTGATCACGCGCCCGACTTGTTCAAGTTTATGGATTTGGAAGAGTACCTTGCCAAGCAATTGGGCGTCAAAGTGGACCTCGTTCCGCGCCGCGCGCTCAAAGGTGAAATCGGCGAGCGAATCTTGAGCGAGGTCGTTCGCGTATGA